In the Terriglobales bacterium genome, one interval contains:
- a CDS encoding CDP-alcohol phosphatidyltransferase family protein gives MRRLLTAPNQLTLMRMMFLPFIIISLLGRNYGWALGLFVLAGFSDGLDGLLARRLHQQTMLGQYLDPIADKLLLSSMFLVLSILHKIPWKFTVLVFSRDISILVASAVLYAIVGLRDFSPSIFGKANTTAQVAAVFFVMLQDVYPASWVAYARFFFLWATFAFTIISAAHYVLLVGERLHRIAAARPPA, from the coding sequence GTGAGGCGTCTGCTCACTGCACCCAACCAGCTCACCCTGATGCGCATGATGTTCCTGCCTTTCATCATTATTAGCCTGCTGGGGCGCAATTACGGCTGGGCATTAGGATTATTCGTCCTGGCCGGCTTCAGTGACGGGTTGGATGGCCTGCTGGCACGCCGCCTTCATCAGCAGACCATGCTCGGGCAGTACCTCGATCCGATCGCTGACAAACTGCTGCTCAGCAGCATGTTTCTGGTCCTCTCCATCCTGCACAAGATCCCGTGGAAATTTACCGTTTTAGTGTTCAGCCGCGACATTTCCATCTTGGTGGCAAGCGCGGTGTTATATGCCATAGTCGGATTGCGCGATTTCAGCCCCAGCATATTCGGCAAAGCCAACACCACGGCGCAGGTGGCGGCGGTCTTTTTTGTGATGTTGCAGGATGTCTATCCGGCAAGCTGGGTAGCGTATGCGCGCTTCTTTTTTCTGTGGGCCACGTTTGCCTTTACCATCATTTCCGCGGCCCATTACGTGCTGCTGGTGGGAGAGAGGCTGCACCGGATTGCTGCCGCAAGACCGCCCGCTTAA
- the cysS gene encoding cysteine--tRNA ligase gives MALHLFNTLSGAIEEFAPMEDQLIRMYACGPTVYDYGHIGNFRTFVAVDVLRRFLRQSGFKLRHVMNITDVEDKIIRNAAAAGLSVREYTAKYEQAFLEDIDSINVERPELARATDHIPEMAKFIAQLVDKGFAYRTDDGSYYFRIARFPGYGKLSKKDFAGIEAGARVDVDEYEKDNARDFALWKAPKPGEAQWQTQIGPGRPGWHIECSVMSMKFLGDTFDLHAGGEDLIFPHHENEIAQSEALTGKPFVRFWFHVRFLLVEGEKMSKSLGNFYTLRDLVLKGHKPSSVRFLLASGHYRTQLNFTFAALKQAANSVERLRNFRLRLRSGQFPSGASGSMAQLADETISKMHLALSDDLNAPQALAAIFEMVRQANAAADAGQLRASDVPALEQALEKFDDIFAVLKDDDAAKIRRILDWAKTENKLQDAAQELVAGARSNGLPDEEVNHLVAEHERARKSRDFARSDAIRTQLAEAGILVENTKQGVRWKRK, from the coding sequence ATGGCACTGCACCTTTTTAATACGCTTTCTGGCGCAATAGAGGAGTTTGCGCCGATGGAGGACCAGCTTATCCGCATGTACGCTTGCGGTCCCACGGTGTACGACTACGGCCACATCGGAAACTTCCGCACCTTCGTGGCGGTGGACGTGCTGCGCCGGTTTCTGCGGCAGAGCGGCTTCAAATTGCGCCATGTCATGAACATTACCGATGTGGAGGACAAGATCATCCGCAACGCTGCCGCTGCCGGGCTCAGCGTGCGCGAGTACACCGCCAAGTACGAACAGGCATTCCTGGAGGACATAGACAGCATCAACGTGGAACGGCCGGAGCTAGCGCGCGCCACCGATCACATTCCCGAGATGGCGAAGTTCATAGCCCAACTTGTGGACAAAGGATTCGCCTACCGTACGGACGATGGTTCTTATTACTTCCGCATAGCCAGGTTTCCCGGATACGGCAAACTGTCGAAGAAGGATTTTGCTGGAATCGAAGCTGGGGCGCGCGTGGACGTGGACGAATATGAAAAGGACAATGCGCGTGATTTTGCCTTGTGGAAGGCTCCCAAGCCGGGTGAAGCGCAGTGGCAGACGCAAATCGGCCCCGGCAGGCCAGGGTGGCACATCGAGTGCTCAGTGATGTCAATGAAGTTTCTGGGCGATACTTTCGATCTGCACGCCGGCGGTGAGGACTTGATTTTTCCCCACCACGAAAATGAAATCGCTCAGTCTGAGGCGCTCACCGGGAAGCCTTTCGTGCGTTTCTGGTTCCACGTGCGGTTTTTGCTGGTCGAAGGCGAGAAGATGTCGAAGAGTCTCGGCAACTTCTACACCCTGCGTGATCTGGTGCTCAAGGGCCATAAGCCCTCTTCGGTTCGCTTCCTGCTGGCATCAGGGCATTACCGCACCCAGCTGAATTTCACCTTCGCGGCGCTGAAACAGGCGGCAAACTCAGTGGAGCGGCTGCGCAATTTCCGGCTGCGTTTGCGGAGTGGACAGTTTCCCTCCGGCGCGAGCGGCAGCATGGCCCAGCTCGCCGACGAAACCATCAGCAAGATGCATTTAGCCCTCTCTGACGACCTCAACGCTCCCCAGGCACTCGCGGCAATATTCGAAATGGTGCGGCAAGCCAACGCAGCCGCCGATGCGGGCCAGCTTAGGGCCAGCGACGTTCCCGCGCTCGAGCAGGCGCTGGAAAAATTCGATGATATCTTTGCCGTGCTCAAGGATGACGATGCGGCGAAGATTCGGCGCATTCTCGATTGGGCAAAAACCGAAAACAAGCTGCAAGACGCAGCGCAAGAGCTGGTCGCCGGGGCGCGGTCCAACGGTCTACCCGACGAAGAGGTCAATCATTTGGTAGCCGAGCACGAACGGGCTCGCAAATCCCGGGACTTCGCCAGATCGGATGCCATTCGCACCCAGCTCGCCGAAGCCGGGATCCTGGTGGAGAACACCAAGCAGGGCGTGCGCTGGAAGCGGAAGTGA